The nucleotide sequence TGCTTGAACCGGATGAATTCAAGATTCGCCGCAAGGGGAAGGTGGTCCCCTTTAGCGGTAGAAACAACTGGCTTGAAAACGACCTTGATATCAATAATGTCGAAGAAATGCCTGGCGAAATTCCGGAAGCAGAAAAAGACGCTGGCGCAACAATTGCTGCCGGCGCAAGTGCTGCTCCCACCTTGGCTGCAGCGGAAACCGCCGGCGGTGAAGATCCTGAAATTGCACGTCTGCAGGAGTTCCTGCGCCTTAATGAACGTCACATGAACGCCCTTGAAATAGTTGAAGTCAAGGAAAAGATTGCTGCATTGCGTCGCGCTCGCGACCTGATTGATTGGGAAAGGGGCCATAAGGGTCGTATGCAGGTTAAGGGCGATGTCCGCCGTAGTGAGGGAAATGCTCCTGAAGTAGCTGCCGCTGCGGAGGTCGCAGCAGAACCCACCATGGTTGCTGGAACCGATGCCACCGTTGTTGCAGGAGCTGATTCTACGGTTGTTGCCGGTATGTCTTGCGAGGAAGTTGCCTCTCGTGAGACCATGAAGACTTCGTCAGTCGAAAGGACTATCAACGCGGAAGACCTTCTGGGCGGTGATGGCGCTAGACGGGACGACATGACAACTTCCGGAAACGAAGACTTTGACAACGATGGTTTTGATTCTCCTGCGGAAGGTCAGGATGACACCTTTACTCCGGTGGTCTATGGTGCCGACGCCAACGAAGACGGGACGATTGCTGCTGGCCATGGGGCATCCATTCCTCAGCCAGACCCAACGGCACACTTTGATACCTATAAGGTTCCGTCCATTTCTGAAATCCTCAACGACCACGAAGTTCAGACTGCTGATTATACCGAAGATGAACTGAATGCTATCGGTAAGATGCTTGAAGAAAAGTTGGAAAACTTCAAGGTGAAGGGTCGCGTCATTGGTTGCGAAACAGGCCCTATGATTACCCGCTTTGAAGTGGAACCGGGTCCTGGCGTAAAGGTAAGCCGCTTTACCGCTTTGCAAGAAGACCTGGCCATGCCGCTACGTGTATCTTCCGTTCGCATTTTGGCTCCCATTCCGGGTAAGGCTGCGGTGGGTATCGAAATCCCCAATCGTAAGTTCCAGACTGTGTACAGTAAGGATGTGTTTGAAAGCGAAAAGTTCGCTCCCACTCCCGACAAGATTCAGGTGGCTTTGGGTAAGGATATTACTGGCGAAGCCTTTACCATGGACTTGGCAAAGGCTCCTCATTTGCTCATTGCTGGTCAGACCGGTTCCGGTAAGTCTGTCTGCATTAACGCCCTTATGGCAAGTATGTTGTTCAGCAAGACGCCCGACGAACTTCGCATGATTTTGGTGGACCCCAAGGCTGTGGAACTCAAGATGTACGAAAGCATTCCGCACTTGCTGGCTCCTGTGATTACCAAACCTGAAATTGCAATCCAGGCCCTGCAGTGGCTGTGCTACGAAATGGATCGCCGTACCGAAGTTCTTGCGACGGCTAAGGTTCGTAACATCGGTGGCTTTAATGCCAAGTATGAAGCTGGCGAACTTCCTGACGATATCCCCGACGAAGACAAGGGCCATCGCATGCCGTTCATTGTGGTGATTATCGATGAAATGGCTGACCTTATGATGGTTGCTGGCAAGGAAATCGAAAAGTCCGTGGCTCGCCTGGCTGCAAAGGCTCGAGCCGTGGGTATTCACTTGGTACTTGCAACCCAGCGTCCTTCCGTGAAGGTGATTACGGGTATTATCAAGGCGAACTTGCCTACGCGAATCAGCTTCAAGGTGGCGTCCCAGATCGATGCACGTACCGTCATGGACCATGCTGGCGCCGAAAAGCTTCTGGGACGTGGCGACATGCTGTTCAAGGCCGTGAACGATCCGGATCCGGTTCGCGTACACGGAGCATTCCTCAGTGACGAAGAAGCCGAAAAACTGGCAGACGCCTGCTCCAACCAGAACGTCTATTATCCTCAGGTGGAATCCTTCGATGTTTCCGAAGGTGGTGAGGGCGACGAAGATGGGGAAGGTGGCGGAAAGAATCTGGGTAAGCTTGACCCGCTGCTGTTTGAGGTGGCCTGCTGGGCTGTTGAAGTTAGCGGTCTTTCCACTTCTGCAGTGCAACGTCACTTTAGTGTAGGCTATAGCCGCGCGGGCAAGATTGTGGACCAGCTGTATGGTCTAGGTGTCTGCGGTCCCAGCAAGGGTAACTCCAAGCCTCGCGCCATGCTTGTGGGCATGGATGAACTGATGCAACTGGAACGCTCAGGAACCTTTAGGTAATGAACAATGAAAAATGAATAATTAACAATGAATTTTAATCACGACTTCGCCGTCTTATGTGGGCGCGAAGCGCCATTATCTACATTGTTAATTGTTAACTGTTAATTATTAATTGATAACTAAGCCGAGTGTCGCAAAAATAAGCTTACTTATTTTTATGACCGAGGCGCATTATCAAAAATAACGAAGTTATTAATTGTTATGAAAGAATACGCTCCTTCGAAAATCAATTTGTTTCTTGATGTCATCCGCAAGCGTGAGGACGGTTATCACGACCTGGGAACGGTGTTCCAGACCGTAGATGCTGGCGATACGGTTTCTGCCGAAGTTCGTGCAGATGGCCAGATTGTGCTGACCTACAACAATCCTCAGGACTATCCGGTAGAAAAGGACCTTGTGTTCAAGGCGGCTGTTGCGCTGAAGGCTTATGCAGCGGAGCAGGGCGTGCCTGGCGCAGAATCTCTCGGTGCCG is from Fibrobacter sp. and encodes:
- a CDS encoding DNA translocase FtsK, giving the protein MATQKKKTSSRAKGSGKGSKSTKNSGKGALSEGEQGFGLVLAGWFLLIVGVLLLLGCVSSVYSGSKGNWLGPYLGAMIPNAVTFLFGKVSVLFFTVSLVLWGVGLAFAGFRSRVIRYALGMTLLSLDLSFLLALKSYGVSQVSKDVLLLNGGVLGQFFTQNIAIPVFGTASSIAPLCILLVCLVLILVLSFGLRPRHFRFVAQGTSWLKSVFAKKPVLEPDVVELDSDYGDDEHVRKAKASSDRGVRGLPRGVTMDDNTVMLEPDEFKIRRKGKVVPFSGRNNWLENDLDINNVEEMPGEIPEAEKDAGATIAAGASAAPTLAAAETAGGEDPEIARLQEFLRLNERHMNALEIVEVKEKIAALRRARDLIDWERGHKGRMQVKGDVRRSEGNAPEVAAAAEVAAEPTMVAGTDATVVAGADSTVVAGMSCEEVASRETMKTSSVERTINAEDLLGGDGARRDDMTTSGNEDFDNDGFDSPAEGQDDTFTPVVYGADANEDGTIAAGHGASIPQPDPTAHFDTYKVPSISEILNDHEVQTADYTEDELNAIGKMLEEKLENFKVKGRVIGCETGPMITRFEVEPGPGVKVSRFTALQEDLAMPLRVSSVRILAPIPGKAAVGIEIPNRKFQTVYSKDVFESEKFAPTPDKIQVALGKDITGEAFTMDLAKAPHLLIAGQTGSGKSVCINALMASMLFSKTPDELRMILVDPKAVELKMYESIPHLLAPVITKPEIAIQALQWLCYEMDRRTEVLATAKVRNIGGFNAKYEAGELPDDIPDEDKGHRMPFIVVIIDEMADLMMVAGKEIEKSVARLAAKARAVGIHLVLATQRPSVKVITGIIKANLPTRISFKVASQIDARTVMDHAGAEKLLGRGDMLFKAVNDPDPVRVHGAFLSDEEAEKLADACSNQNVYYPQVESFDVSEGGEGDEDGEGGGKNLGKLDPLLFEVACWAVEVSGLSTSAVQRHFSVGYSRAGKIVDQLYGLGVCGPSKGNSKPRAMLVGMDELMQLERSGTFR